A single window of Venturia canescens isolate UGA chromosome 3, ASM1945775v1, whole genome shotgun sequence DNA harbors:
- the MED17 gene encoding mediator of RNA polymerase II transcription subunit 17, with protein MAYSVNISVEAPIENQIQEITYDGQEIYQAPLTLSEHLTKIAQKIDFSKTVSEDVKREQSENGEKSEDDSKDSTSLQSSLWPWDSVRNKLRNALTEVCVLADVLAIAKEKRYMVLDPVPQDPPEVKPMVQVYARKKALAGAASVLMMGADRLRNCQTELARNRSTPDFHIELLRLRQNWRLKKVSNSIIGDLSYRTAGSKYTQTGMFEVTKAEEDEKTNTTPPASPNPNTTTTSTQSHSASNSKSSALRVTIPSELQGVAYIEVLCQKDQEDLCSANINLLNSSTNSSNADMHWQQKLEAAQNVLFCKELFSQLAREAVHLRAPIPHMVVGNQIMATVLPGIQLIIGLCHSTGNDKKPAPPPHKTDHDHVLEHSLHQLLREVHHKNTHHPFPHPSSGPLGPSKRRCLAGPTAADRYELIEMTKSQTLLEQIIQQAQHFFMRIRTEYVLDTIAKEVKDPLIVSHWNALNSPTQSCVKINILTHGYDTVCRTSLVVHVGEKSLKCVCRDGRVMHMSYEPQELRDLIFCQIYQHQISAVQALAKCMGWQLLANSSHLGLGAVEPLGNASSCILASPIGDRMIAVRCEPQTGVQVAIAHSPRKDFFPGQLVRERKWENLGGSFKEVRWDKMEGKNFLNKMELLMASLTSS; from the exons ATGGCGtattcggtaaatatttcgGTGGAAGCACCAATTGAAAATCAAATACAAGAAATCACTTATGATGGACAGGAAATTTATCAAGC ACCACTAACACTATCAGAACACTTGACAAAAATAGCCCAAAAGATTGACTTCAGCAAAACTGTTAGTGAAGATGTCAAAAGAGAACAGTCTGAGAATGGGGAAAAAAGTGAGGATGATTCTAAAGATTCAACTTCGTTACAATCTTCATTATGGCCTTGGGACAGTGTTAGAAATAAGTTGAG AAATGCCCTAACAGAAGTATGTGTACTGGCGGATGTCCTTGCTATAGCAAAAGAAAAGAGATACATGGTACTTGATCCTGTGCCTCAAGATCCGCCAGAAGTGAAACCCATGGTCCAAGTTTATGCTCGTAAAAAAGCTCTGGCCGGTGCTGCCTCAGTGTTAATGATGGGTGCTGATAGATTACGAAACTGTCAAACTGAGTTGGCCAGGAATCGCTCAACTCCAGATTTTCACATTGAACTTCTCAGGCTGAGGCAAAACTGGCGGcttaaaaaagtttcaaactcGATTATTGGTGATCTGAGTTATCGAACGG CTGGTTCCAAATACACGCAAACCGGCATGTTCGAAGTAACTAAAGcagaagaagatgaaaaaaccaatACGACTCCCCCTGCCTCTCCAAATCCTAATACGACCACGACTTCCACACAATCTCATAGTGCATCTAACTCTAAATCATCGGCTTTAAGGGTCACGATTCCTAGTGAACTACAGGGAGTTGCATACATCGAAGTATTGTGTCAAAAAG ATCAAGAAGACCTGTGCAGTGCAAATATCAATTTGCTGAATAGTAGCACAAATAGTTCAAACGCTGATATGCACTGGCAGCAAAAATTGGAAGCAGCACAGAATGTTCTATTTTGCAAGGAGCTTTTTAGTCAATTGGCGAGGGAAGCTGTACATTTGAGAGCTCCAATACCTCACATGGTCGTAGGAAATCAGATAATGGCAAca GTACTTCCGGGAATTCAATTAATAATCGGCCTGTGTCACAGTACCGGAAACGACAAGAAACCGGCACCTCCACCACACAAAACCGATCATGATCATGTACTCGAACACTCGTTGCATCAATTATTGAGAGAAGTGCATCATAAAAATACTCATCATCCGTTTCCGCATCCGTCTTCTGGCCCTCTCGGGCCGAGCAAACGTCGCTGTTTGGCAGGCCCAACCGCAGCTGATCGATACGAATTAATCGAAATGACTAAAAgtcaaactttacttgaacAAATTATTCAACAGGCTCAACACTTTTTTATGCGTATACGAACCGAATACGTTCTCGATACTATTGCTAAAGAAGTCAAAGATCCTCTCATTGTTTCCCATTGGAATGCTCTCAATTCGCCAACACAATCTTGTGTCAAAATCAACATTTTAACGCACGGTTATGATACCGTTTGTCGGACTTCTCTTGTCGTTCACGTCGGCGAAAAATCTCTCAAATGCGTGTGCCGGGATGGTCGGGTCATGCACATGAGCTACGAGCCCCAGGAACTGCGGGATTTGATATTTTGTCAG ATTTATCAACATCAAATAAGTGCGGTACAAGCCTTGGCAAAATGTATGGGCTGGCAGCTATTAGCAAATAGTTCTCATCTTGGATTGGGTGCAGTCGAGCCACTTGGGAATGCTAGTAGCTGCATTCTAGCTTCTCCCATTGGCGACAG AATGATTGCTGTAAGGTGCGAGCCACAAACTGGCGTTCAAGTAGCTATAGCCCATTCGCcgagaaaagattttttccctGGTCAGTTGGTTCGCGAAAGGAAATGGGAGAACCTGGGCGGTTCATTCAAAGAAGTGCGGTGGGACAAAATGGAGGGTAAAAATTTCCTCAACAAGATGGAATTGCTGATGGCATCTCTGACGAgttcgtaa
- the aph-1 gene encoding gamma-secretase subunit Aph-1, producing MTVTDFFGCAFLAFGPPLAMFTFTVSAEPIRIIILIASAFFWLISLLFSSALWYAVVPLQNQLTIGLVFSVFFQEAFRYLLYWVLRKAEKGLEKVTTAHVADSRHIFAYVCGLGFGFMSGAFALVNVLADAVGPGTMGLRQGTEYFFIISAATTLCFILLHTFWGVVFFSALDHKNWAHLTWVVCSHLFVSCMTLLNRNETYTASLVSSYVVLVLTMSLAFKVAGGRLENVLKCFVGK from the exons ATGACAGTGACGGATTTTTTTGGTTGTGCCTTTCTGGCGTTTGGACCACCACTCGCTATGTTTACTTTTACTGTCTCTGCAGAGCCCATTAGAATCATTATTCTCATAGCCAGTGCCTTTTTCTGGTTGATATCACTACTTTTTTCCTCTGCTCTTTGGTATGCTGTTGTACCGCTACAAAATCAACTTACCATTGGGCTGGTGTTCTCTGTTTTCTTCCAGGAGGCTTTTAG GTATCTCTTGTACTGGGTGCTGCGTAAAGCAGAGAAAGGATTGGAAAAGGTTACAACAGCTCATGTGGCAGACAGCAGACACATATTCGCTTATGTGTGTGGTCTCGGATTTGGTTTTATGAGCGGTGCTTTTGCACTGGTAAATGTACTTGCTGATGCAGTTGGTCCAGGCACAATGGGGCTTCGCCAGggaacagaatattttttcatcatatcaGCAGCAACGACACTGTGCTTCATACTTCTCCACACATTTTGGGGTGTGGTATTTTTCTCAGCCCTGGATCATAAAAATTGGGCCCATCTAACATGGGTTGTTTGTTCACATCTGTTCGTTTCCTGTATGACTTTGCTCAACAGAAATGAAACGTATACCGCAAGTCTTGTCTCCTCTTACGTAGTGCTGGTTTTAACAATGTCACTGGCTTTTAAAGTAGCCGGTGGTAGACTTGAAAATGTGCTAAAATGTTTTGtaggaaaatga
- the GMF gene encoding glia maturation factor beta, whose product MTSINTCDIDENVKTSLKEFRFRKSQKNAALILKVDRPKQMICLDEIIEDVQIEDLQERIPSHEPRYIVYSYKMHHTDGRISYPMCFIFYTPQGIQMELQVLYASMKLVLQKQAELTRCYEVRELEELTEEWLKAKLTR is encoded by the exons ATG ACTTCTATAAATACATGTGACATTGACGAGAACGTGAAAACATCATTGAAAGAatttcgttttcgaaaaagtcAGAAAAATGCAGCGTTGAtac TAAAGGTTGACCGTCCGAAGCAGATGATTTGCCTGGATGAGATAATAGAG GATGTCCAAATAGAAGACTTGCAAGAGAGAATTCCAAGTCACGAGCCAAGATACATAGTTTACAGTTATAAAATGCATCACACGGATGGAAGAATTTCTTACCCAATGTGTTTCATATTCTACACTCCACAAGGCATCCAAATGGAACTTCAAGTATTGTATGCTAGTATGAAACTGGTACTTCAAAAACAAGCTGAATTGACAAGATGCTACGAAGTTCGTGAATTAGAAGAGTTGACAGAAGAATGGCTAAAAGCCAAGCTAACTAGATAG
- the cni gene encoding protein cornichon: MAFSLAAFSYIIALIIDAFLIFFTIYHVIAFDELKTEYKNPIEQCNSLNVLVLPEYGLHLFINLLFLISGEWLSLLINAPLIAYHINRYLTRPIMTGPGLYDATSVLNANNLSRCQQEGWVKLAFYLLSFFYYLYGMISSLIH, from the exons atgGCGTTCAGCCTTGCCGCTTTTTCATACATCATAGCATTAATAATCGATGCCTTTCTCATCTTTTTTACGATTTATCAC GTAATTGCATTCGACGAGCTCAAAACCGAATACAAAAATCCTATAGAACAGTGCAATAGCTTAAATGTA CTCGTTCTTCCGGAATATGGATTACACCTCTTtatcaatttattatttttaattagcgGAGAGTGGTTGTCATTGCTCATCAATGCTCCGCTAATAGCATATCATATAAATAGATATTTAACAAGGCCTATCATGACTGGGCCAGGTTTATACGATGCAACAAGTGTACTCAACGCTAATAACTTATCAAGATGTCAACAAGAGGGTTGGGTCAAACTGGCATTTTatcttctttcctttttctattatCTCTATGG aATGATAAGTTCATTAATTCATTGA
- the spict gene encoding magnesium transporter NIPA2 isoform X1, protein MDEISMESNYSNEPSVINDFYIGLVLAISSSIFIGASFIIKKKALLKLQHYGMVRAGSGGHGYLREWIWWMGFFSMGIGEAANFAAYAFAPASLVTPLGALSIVVTALLSSRYLQEKLNILGKIGCILCILGSTMLVLHAPKEVEISSMDELLTMLQNRGFALYVFSVITFCLSISFYFGPKYGNTNVSVYILMCSSVGSLSVMSCKGLGFALKMTINGTSNEMENWLTWALLFCVIFCVMVQMNYLNKALDLFNTGVVTPVYYVFFTTFVIVASAILFQEWKNMTILNVLGSLCGFFTIMVAIFLLNAFKEIEISSNNIRQIARPKREDCYRRRHLENHNNNRSNRVEETLVIDPSNTDSMSYGSPDNARNNI, encoded by the exons ATGGATGAGATTTCAATGGAATCCAATTATTCAAATGAACCGTCCGTTATTAACGACTTCTATATTGGACTTGTTCTGGCAATTAGTTCCAGTATTTTTATAG GAGCAAGTTTTATCATAAAGAAGAAAGCCTTGttaaaattacagcattatgGTATGGTACGAGCTGGTTCGGGTGGTCACGGTTATCTCCGAGAATGGATTTGGTGGATGGGTTTCTTTTCTA TGGGTATCGGGGAGGCTGCAAATTTTGCAGCCTATGCATTTGCTCCTGCCTCTCTGGTGACACCTCTAGGAGCACTCAGCATCGTCGTAACTGCGCTTTTGTCATCAAGATACTTACAGGAGAAACTAAATATCCTTGGGAAG ATTGGGTGCATCCTGTGTATCTTAGGCTCAACAATGTTGGTATTACATGCCCCAAAAGAAGTTGAAATTTCGAGCATGGATGAATTGTTAACAATGTTACAAAACCGTGGATTCGCGCTCTACGTTTTTAGTGTCATAACATTTTGTCTTTCAATATCTTTCTATTTTGGTCCGAAATATGGAAACACGAACGTCTCAGTTTATATATTAATGTGCTCGAGTGTTGGATCCTTAAGTGTTATGAGTTGCAAAGGTTTGGGTTTTGCTCTGAAAATGACAATCAATGGAACCAgtaatgaaatggaaaattggtTGACATGGGCTCTTTTGTTCTGCGTCATATTTTGTGTTATGGTACAAATGAATTACCTTAACAAAGCTCTGGATCTCTTCAACACTGGAGTCGTAACACCAGTGtattacgtttttttcacaacatTCGTCATTGTTGCATCCGCAATATTGTTccaagaatggaaaaatatgacaaTACTCAATGTTTTAGGATCTTTGTGTGGATTCTTCACAATTATGGTAGCTATATTCTTGCTGAATGCTTTCAAGGAAATTGAAATATCATCCAACAATATTAGACAAATTGCAAGGCCGAAGAGAGAAGACTGTTATAGAAGAAGGCACTTGGAAAATCATAATAACAATAGAAGCAACAGAGTTGAAGAAACTCTTGTTATAGACCCTAGCAATACGGATTCTATGAGTTATGGAAGCCCTGATAATGCCAGGAATAATATCTGA
- the spict gene encoding magnesium transporter NIPA2 isoform X2 produces the protein MVRAGSGGHGYLREWIWWMGFFSMGIGEAANFAAYAFAPASLVTPLGALSIVVTALLSSRYLQEKLNILGKIGCILCILGSTMLVLHAPKEVEISSMDELLTMLQNRGFALYVFSVITFCLSISFYFGPKYGNTNVSVYILMCSSVGSLSVMSCKGLGFALKMTINGTSNEMENWLTWALLFCVIFCVMVQMNYLNKALDLFNTGVVTPVYYVFFTTFVIVASAILFQEWKNMTILNVLGSLCGFFTIMVAIFLLNAFKEIEISSNNIRQIARPKREDCYRRRHLENHNNNRSNRVEETLVIDPSNTDSMSYGSPDNARNNI, from the exons ATGGTACGAGCTGGTTCGGGTGGTCACGGTTATCTCCGAGAATGGATTTGGTGGATGGGTTTCTTTTCTA TGGGTATCGGGGAGGCTGCAAATTTTGCAGCCTATGCATTTGCTCCTGCCTCTCTGGTGACACCTCTAGGAGCACTCAGCATCGTCGTAACTGCGCTTTTGTCATCAAGATACTTACAGGAGAAACTAAATATCCTTGGGAAG ATTGGGTGCATCCTGTGTATCTTAGGCTCAACAATGTTGGTATTACATGCCCCAAAAGAAGTTGAAATTTCGAGCATGGATGAATTGTTAACAATGTTACAAAACCGTGGATTCGCGCTCTACGTTTTTAGTGTCATAACATTTTGTCTTTCAATATCTTTCTATTTTGGTCCGAAATATGGAAACACGAACGTCTCAGTTTATATATTAATGTGCTCGAGTGTTGGATCCTTAAGTGTTATGAGTTGCAAAGGTTTGGGTTTTGCTCTGAAAATGACAATCAATGGAACCAgtaatgaaatggaaaattggtTGACATGGGCTCTTTTGTTCTGCGTCATATTTTGTGTTATGGTACAAATGAATTACCTTAACAAAGCTCTGGATCTCTTCAACACTGGAGTCGTAACACCAGTGtattacgtttttttcacaacatTCGTCATTGTTGCATCCGCAATATTGTTccaagaatggaaaaatatgacaaTACTCAATGTTTTAGGATCTTTGTGTGGATTCTTCACAATTATGGTAGCTATATTCTTGCTGAATGCTTTCAAGGAAATTGAAATATCATCCAACAATATTAGACAAATTGCAAGGCCGAAGAGAGAAGACTGTTATAGAAGAAGGCACTTGGAAAATCATAATAACAATAGAAGCAACAGAGTTGAAGAAACTCTTGTTATAGACCCTAGCAATACGGATTCTATGAGTTATGGAAGCCCTGATAATGCCAGGAATAATATCTGA
- the LOC122408371 gene encoding cationic amino acid transporter 2-like isoform X1 has product MDFDFSKLETMVYNMRAVSFGMIFNAFTRKKKITSPGESGLARCLSTLDLTALGIGSTLGVGVYVLAGEVAKEKAGPAVVISFAIAAIASMFAGLCYAEFGARVPKAGSAYIYSYVTIGEFIAFLIGWTLILEYVIGSASVVRGLSIYVDALFGNAMSTAFQEAAPIRNENFSSYPDFFAFAVTISFSAALAFGAKESSLANNFFTLINLGVVLFVICAGSIKSDAGNWKLEEECTKDSCPHGTGGFAPYGIAGIMAGAAKCFYGFIGFDCVATAGEEAKDPKKSIPISIVASLTVVFLSYFGVSTVLTTVLPYYEQNAAAPFPHMFDAIGWNWAKWLVSIGAICGLCSSLLGAMYPLPRVIYAMASDGLIFKWMGKVNSRFHTPLVGTLSAGVLTGILAAVFDLKQLTDMMSIGTLLAYSIVAASVLILRYEESEAAEKKVDRDSRDIVFILKQLVNANKLYLSTKFTARLVTSLVFAYFVLCFCVAVMITFYGAEILNGTGWAIGVTVIFVFLLGLTLFFIYCQPTSDTKPGFTVPLVPFLPAVSILINVYLMTMLDVKTWIRFGVWMAVGLAIYFSYGVWHSNCRDKKSTPKLNITSDK; this is encoded by the exons ATGGTCTACAATATGAGGGCTGTGAGTTTCGGAATGATATTCAATGCAttcacaagaaaaaaaaaaataacttcaCCAGGTGAATCTGGCCTCGCAAGATGTTTATCGACTTTGGATTTAACAGCTCTGGGAATTGGATCTACCCTTGGAGTTGGTGTTTACGTTTTAGCGGGAGAGGTCGCGAAAGAAAAAGCTGGTCCAGCTGTTGTTATATCTTTTGCGATTGCTGCTATCGCGTCCATGTTCGCAG GTCTCTGCTACGCTGAATTTGGTGCAAGAGTTCCAAAAGCCGGATCCGCGTATATATACAGTTACGTGACAATCGGTGAATTTATAGCATTTCTTATAGGTTGGACTCTAATTCTCGAGTATGTAATCGGCTCGGCAAGTGTCGTTCGTGGTCTGAGTATCTACGTCGATGCACTATTCGGCAACGCCATGAGCACGGCCTTTCAAGAGGCTGCTCCCAtaagaaacgaaaatttctcATCGTATCCAGACTTCTTTGCGTTTGCTGTCACAATTTCCTTCTCTG CTGCACTCGCATTCGGCGCCAAGGAATCTTCGTTAGCAAATAATTTCTTCACTCTCATAAACCTCGGAGTCGTTCTGTTCGTTATTTGCGCCGGATCCATCAAAT CTGATGCCGGCAATTGGAAACTTGAGGAGGAATGTACGAAGGATAGTTGCCCTCATGGCACGGGCGGATTCGCCCCATACGGGATAGCAGGAATAATGGCCGGAGCTGCCAAATGTTTTTATGGTTTCATCGGCTTCGATTGCGTGGCGACAGCTGGAGAGGAAGCTAAAgatccaaaaaaatcgattccaaTATCGATAGTCGCTTCTTTGACAgtcgtttttctctcttacttCGGTGTTTCGACTGTTCTGACCACCGTTTTACCCTACTACGAGCAAAACGCTGCGGCTCCTTTTCCTCACATGTTCGACGCCATCGGATGGAACTGGGCCAAATGGCTCGTTTCCATTGGCGCCATTTGTGGTCTGTGCTCCAG TTTACTAGGTGCAATGTATCCACTTCCTCGTGTTATCTATGCCATGGCATCGGACGGCCTCATATTCAAGTGGATGGGAAAAGTTAATTCGAGATTTCACACTCCGCTTGTAGGGACATTATCAGCTGGCGTACTTACAGGAATTTTGGCTGCAGTGTTCGACCTCAAACAATTGACTGACATGATGAGTATTGGAACTTTACTTGCTTATTCCATCGTCGCAGCGTCGGTGCTCATATTGAG gtaCGAAGAAAGCGAGGCAgccgaaaaaaaagtggatcGGGATTCCAGAGATATCGTATTCATCCTAAAGCAGTTGGTCAACGCaaataaattgtatctatCGACTAAATTCACTGCACGACTCGTCACGTCCCTCGTCTTCGCTTACT TCGTTCTGTGCTTTTGTGTGGCTGTTATGATCACCTTTTATGGTGCAGAGATACTTAATGGAACTGGATGGGCAATCGGAGTCAccgttattttcgtttttcttctcggACTGACGCTCTTCTTCATTTATTGCCAACCAACTTCTGACACAAAACCTGGATTTACA GTTCCACTCGTGCCGTTTTTACCGGCTGTGAGTATATTAATCAATGTATATCTCATGACGATGCTGGACGTAAAGACGTGGATTAGATTTGGAGTTTGGATGGCAGTAG gacTTGCGATATACTTTTCGTACGGAGTGTGGCACAGCAACTGTAGAGACAAAAAATCAACCCCGAAATTAAACATAACTAGTGACAAATAA
- the LOC122408371 gene encoding cationic amino acid transporter 2-like isoform X2 gives MVYNMRAVSFGMIFNAFTRKKKITSPGESGLARCLSTLDLTALGIGSTLGVGVYVLAGEVAKEKAGPAVVISFAIAAIASMFAGLCYAEFGARVPKAGSAYIYSYVTIGEFIAFLIGWTLILEYVIGSASVVRGLSIYVDALFGNAMSTAFQEAAPIRNENFSSYPDFFAFAVTISFSAALAFGAKESSLANNFFTLINLGVVLFVICAGSIKSDAGNWKLEEECTKDSCPHGTGGFAPYGIAGIMAGAAKCFYGFIGFDCVATAGEEAKDPKKSIPISIVASLTVVFLSYFGVSTVLTTVLPYYEQNAAAPFPHMFDAIGWNWAKWLVSIGAICGLCSSLLGAMYPLPRVIYAMASDGLIFKWMGKVNSRFHTPLVGTLSAGVLTGILAAVFDLKQLTDMMSIGTLLAYSIVAASVLILRYEESEAAEKKVDRDSRDIVFILKQLVNANKLYLSTKFTARLVTSLVFAYFVLCFCVAVMITFYGAEILNGTGWAIGVTVIFVFLLGLTLFFIYCQPTSDTKPGFTVPLVPFLPAVSILINVYLMTMLDVKTWIRFGVWMAVGLAIYFSYGVWHSNCRDKKSTPKLNITSDK, from the exons ATGGTCTACAATATGAGGGCTGTGAGTTTCGGAATGATATTCAATGCAttcacaagaaaaaaaaaaataacttcaCCAGGTGAATCTGGCCTCGCAAGATGTTTATCGACTTTGGATTTAACAGCTCTGGGAATTGGATCTACCCTTGGAGTTGGTGTTTACGTTTTAGCGGGAGAGGTCGCGAAAGAAAAAGCTGGTCCAGCTGTTGTTATATCTTTTGCGATTGCTGCTATCGCGTCCATGTTCGCAG GTCTCTGCTACGCTGAATTTGGTGCAAGAGTTCCAAAAGCCGGATCCGCGTATATATACAGTTACGTGACAATCGGTGAATTTATAGCATTTCTTATAGGTTGGACTCTAATTCTCGAGTATGTAATCGGCTCGGCAAGTGTCGTTCGTGGTCTGAGTATCTACGTCGATGCACTATTCGGCAACGCCATGAGCACGGCCTTTCAAGAGGCTGCTCCCAtaagaaacgaaaatttctcATCGTATCCAGACTTCTTTGCGTTTGCTGTCACAATTTCCTTCTCTG CTGCACTCGCATTCGGCGCCAAGGAATCTTCGTTAGCAAATAATTTCTTCACTCTCATAAACCTCGGAGTCGTTCTGTTCGTTATTTGCGCCGGATCCATCAAAT CTGATGCCGGCAATTGGAAACTTGAGGAGGAATGTACGAAGGATAGTTGCCCTCATGGCACGGGCGGATTCGCCCCATACGGGATAGCAGGAATAATGGCCGGAGCTGCCAAATGTTTTTATGGTTTCATCGGCTTCGATTGCGTGGCGACAGCTGGAGAGGAAGCTAAAgatccaaaaaaatcgattccaaTATCGATAGTCGCTTCTTTGACAgtcgtttttctctcttacttCGGTGTTTCGACTGTTCTGACCACCGTTTTACCCTACTACGAGCAAAACGCTGCGGCTCCTTTTCCTCACATGTTCGACGCCATCGGATGGAACTGGGCCAAATGGCTCGTTTCCATTGGCGCCATTTGTGGTCTGTGCTCCAG TTTACTAGGTGCAATGTATCCACTTCCTCGTGTTATCTATGCCATGGCATCGGACGGCCTCATATTCAAGTGGATGGGAAAAGTTAATTCGAGATTTCACACTCCGCTTGTAGGGACATTATCAGCTGGCGTACTTACAGGAATTTTGGCTGCAGTGTTCGACCTCAAACAATTGACTGACATGATGAGTATTGGAACTTTACTTGCTTATTCCATCGTCGCAGCGTCGGTGCTCATATTGAG gtaCGAAGAAAGCGAGGCAgccgaaaaaaaagtggatcGGGATTCCAGAGATATCGTATTCATCCTAAAGCAGTTGGTCAACGCaaataaattgtatctatCGACTAAATTCACTGCACGACTCGTCACGTCCCTCGTCTTCGCTTACT TCGTTCTGTGCTTTTGTGTGGCTGTTATGATCACCTTTTATGGTGCAGAGATACTTAATGGAACTGGATGGGCAATCGGAGTCAccgttattttcgtttttcttctcggACTGACGCTCTTCTTCATTTATTGCCAACCAACTTCTGACACAAAACCTGGATTTACA GTTCCACTCGTGCCGTTTTTACCGGCTGTGAGTATATTAATCAATGTATATCTCATGACGATGCTGGACGTAAAGACGTGGATTAGATTTGGAGTTTGGATGGCAGTAG gacTTGCGATATACTTTTCGTACGGAGTGTGGCACAGCAACTGTAGAGACAAAAAATCAACCCCGAAATTAAACATAACTAGTGACAAATAA